Within the Mustela lutreola isolate mMusLut2 chromosome 2, mMusLut2.pri, whole genome shotgun sequence genome, the region TAGTAGGTGCTCTGACCTGGGGACCCTCATCCCTTCCCCATCTGTGGGTGATGGGAATGAGACTTGGGCTGGGGTGGTGGAGACACATGCCCACATGTGTCTGCTGGTGTTGGTGAGGGGCTGGCCTCACCTGACCTCACCTCACCTCCTGAGGTCAGGATAACCATGGTGCACAGTGTTCTTGGGGTCCCCACCCTCTCCTGAGCCTGCTGTATGTGTGGTCTTAACAGGGCTGGGTGCCAAGGTGGGGGTGGCACTTGCCTCATGGCCAAAATCAACGTTTGGCCTTTTCCTGCCCTCCTGTACCTGCCCTGCCATGAGtggccccccagccccctccctctgAGCCAGTCTTCCACACCTCTGGGTAGGCTGGACGTACCCCCACACAGAGGGGCTGAGGGGGGAGCTGCTGTTTGTAGGAAGACACATGGCTTGGGTGGattaaaaatccttttcttttctacatGTCTTTAATGAGCATCTGGCCTCTTTCCCCTGGTTGGCTGTGCCCTGCTTGTGGTGTCCAGGGGCCAGTCTATTCCTGGGTGGCCATGAGGCCCCCTTGGCAACCCCGAGCCCACGTGCTGTGTTTCTGAACTTCAGGGCCATGTTCACGGGTGGCATGAGGGAGGCGAGCCAGGACATCATCGAGCTGAAGGGTGTGTCCGCCCGTGGCCTACGGCACATCATCGACTTTGCCTATAGTGCCGAGGTGACGCTAGACCTGGACTGCGTGCAGGATGTGCTGGGTGCGGCCGTGTTCCTGCAGATGCTGCCCGTGGTGGAGCTGTGCGAGGAGTTCCTTAAGGCCGCCATGAGTGTAGAGACCTGCCTGAACATCGGCCACATGGCCACCACCTTCAGCCTGGCCTCGCTCAAGGAGTCCGTGGATGCCTTCACCTTCCAGCACTTCCTGCAGATCGCGGAGGAGGAGGACTTCCTGCACCTCCCGCTGGAGCGCCTCGTCTTCTTCCTGCAGAGCAATCGGCTGCAGAGCTGTGCAGAGATCGACCTGTTCCGTGCGGCGGTCCGCTGGCTGCAACACGACCCGGCCCGGCGGCCGCGCGCCAGCCATGTGCTCTGCCACATCCGCTTCCCGCTCATGCGCTCGTCGGACCTGGTGGACAGCGTGCAGACGCTGGACATCATGGTGGAGGACGTGCTGTGCCGGCAGTACCTGCTGGAGGCCTTCAACTACCAGGTGCTACCCTTCCGGCAGCATGAGATGCAGTCCCCACGCACGGTTGTGCGCTCCGACGTGCCCTCCCTGGTGGCCTTTGGGGGCACGCCCTACACCGACAGTGACCGCTCTGTGAGCAGCAAGGTGTACCAGCTGCCTGAGCCGGGTGCCCGCCACTTCCGGGAACTCACCGAGATGGAGGTGGGCTGCAGCCACACGTGCGTGGCCGTCCTCGACAACTTTGTGTACGTGGCCGGGGGCCAGCACCTGCAGTACCGCAGCGGCGAGGGCGCGGTGGACGCCTGCTACCGCTACGACCCGCACCGGAACCGCTGGCTGCGCCTTCAGGCCATGCAGGAGAGCCGCATCCAGTTTCAGCTGAACGTGCTGTGTGGCATGGTGTATGCCACGGGTGGCCGCAACCGGGCGGGCAGCCTGGCCTCGGTGGAGCGGTACTGCCCGCGGCGCAACGAGTGGGGCTACGCCTGCTCTCTGAAGCGCCGCACCTGGGGCCACGCAGGTGCCTCGGCTGGGGGCCGCCTCTACATCTCCGGAGGCTACGGCATCTCCGTAGAGGACAAGAAGGCGCTGCACTGCTACGACCCTGCCACCGACCAGTGGGAGTTCAAGGCACCCATGAGTGAGCCCCGCGTGCTCCATGCCATGGTGGGGGCCGGCGGCCGCATCTATGCCCTTGGGGGCCGCATGGACCACGTTGACCGCTGCTTTGACGTGCTGGCGGTGGAGTACTACGTGCCTGAGACGGACCAGTGGACCAGTGTGAGCCCCATGCGGGCCGGCCAGTCGGAGGCTGGCTGCTGCCTACTGGATAGGAAGATCTATATCGTGGGGGGCTACAACTG harbors:
- the KLHL26 gene encoding kelch-like protein 26 — encoded protein: MAESGGGGGAGGGGFGTGPGPERPSSMADKNGALKCTFSAPGHSTSLLQGLAALRAQGQLLDVVLTINRETFHAHKVVLAACSDYFRAMFTGGMREASQDIIELKGVSARGLRHIIDFAYSAEVTLDLDCVQDVLGAAVFLQMLPVVELCEEFLKAAMSVETCLNIGHMATTFSLASLKESVDAFTFQHFLQIAEEEDFLHLPLERLVFFLQSNRLQSCAEIDLFRAAVRWLQHDPARRPRASHVLCHIRFPLMRSSDLVDSVQTLDIMVEDVLCRQYLLEAFNYQVLPFRQHEMQSPRTVVRSDVPSLVAFGGTPYTDSDRSVSSKVYQLPEPGARHFRELTEMEVGCSHTCVAVLDNFVYVAGGQHLQYRSGEGAVDACYRYDPHRNRWLRLQAMQESRIQFQLNVLCGMVYATGGRNRAGSLASVERYCPRRNEWGYACSLKRRTWGHAGASAGGRLYISGGYGISVEDKKALHCYDPATDQWEFKAPMSEPRVLHAMVGAGGRIYALGGRMDHVDRCFDVLAVEYYVPETDQWTSVSPMRAGQSEAGCCLLDRKIYIVGGYNWRLNNVTGIVQVYNTETDEWERDLHFPESFAGIACAPVLLPRSGTRR